The following proteins come from a genomic window of Pseudomonas hygromyciniae:
- a CDS encoding carbohydrate kinase family protein yields MYLVCGEALFDFFSQEDASAPASHVNFKAIAGGSPFNVAVGLRRLGIEAGLFAGLSSDYLGQRLRQVLKDEGVRDDYLVEFAAPTTLAMVALGANGSPKYSFRGAGCADRQLQIEHLPVLDGRVRGLHFGSFSLVVQPVADSLLALIRRESGKRLISLDPNVRLNPEPNIELWRQRVAELVRYADLIKVSDEDLHLLYPGQAPESVLQGWLQHRCQLIFLTRGGDGASVFSRQHGTWSAPAVKVVMADTVGAGDTFQAALIAWLTEQQLDSVEGVQGLGREQIDGMLKFAIRAAALTCGKTGPDLPYRHQLNE; encoded by the coding sequence ATGTATCTAGTGTGTGGCGAAGCGCTGTTTGATTTTTTCAGCCAAGAGGATGCCAGCGCACCGGCGTCCCACGTCAATTTCAAGGCGATTGCCGGCGGTTCGCCGTTCAATGTCGCCGTGGGCCTGCGCCGCCTGGGGATCGAAGCCGGGTTGTTCGCCGGGCTGTCCAGCGATTACCTGGGCCAGCGCCTGCGCCAGGTTCTCAAGGATGAAGGGGTACGCGACGATTACTTGGTCGAGTTTGCCGCGCCGACCACCCTGGCAATGGTTGCCCTGGGGGCCAACGGTTCCCCGAAGTACAGCTTTCGCGGCGCAGGCTGTGCCGATCGGCAGTTGCAGATCGAACATCTGCCGGTGCTCGATGGGCGCGTACGCGGTCTGCATTTTGGTTCGTTTTCCCTGGTGGTGCAGCCGGTCGCTGACAGCCTGTTGGCCCTGATCCGCCGGGAAAGCGGCAAGCGCTTGATCAGCCTTGATCCTAATGTGCGCCTGAACCCCGAGCCGAATATCGAGCTGTGGCGCCAGCGGGTGGCTGAACTGGTGCGCTACGCCGACCTGATCAAGGTCAGCGATGAAGACTTGCACCTGCTTTACCCCGGCCAGGCGCCGGAAAGCGTGTTGCAGGGTTGGCTACAGCACCGCTGCCAGTTGATTTTCCTGACCCGTGGCGGCGATGGTGCGAGCGTGTTCAGTCGCCAGCACGGCACATGGTCGGCACCGGCGGTCAAGGTGGTGATGGCCGATACGGTGGGTGCTGGCGACACCTTCCAGGCGGCCTTGATCGCCTGGCTCACCGAGCAGCAGCTGGATTCGGTGGAAGGTGTGCAGGGCTTGGGCCGGGAGCAGATTGACGGCATGCTCAAGTTCGCCATTCGCGCCGCCGCGCTGACCTGCGGCAAGACCGGGCCAGACCTGCCCTATCGTCATCAATTAAACGAGTAA
- the aqpZ gene encoding aquaporin Z yields the protein MQQKIAAEFLGTFWLTFGGCGSAILSAAFPGLGIGFAGVALAFGLSVLTMSYAVGSISGAHFNPAITVGLWVGGRLPGMDVLPYLIAQVAGATVAAAILALVASGRPGFALGEFAANGYGALSPGQYSLLAAMVVESVGTFFLVFIVMRVTAPGAAPGFASIAVGLTLTLIHLVSMPVTNTSVNPARSTGTALFAGTEYLMQLWLFWLAPLIGGILGAWVARGVRVTTK from the coding sequence GTGCAACAAAAAATCGCAGCAGAGTTTCTCGGCACTTTCTGGCTGACCTTCGGCGGCTGTGGCAGCGCCATTCTGTCGGCCGCATTTCCCGGCCTGGGCATTGGGTTTGCCGGGGTGGCCCTGGCGTTTGGCCTGAGTGTGCTGACCATGTCCTACGCGGTGGGCAGCATCAGTGGCGCACATTTCAACCCGGCGATCACGGTCGGCCTGTGGGTTGGAGGACGACTGCCGGGAATGGATGTTCTGCCCTACCTCATTGCTCAGGTCGCTGGGGCAACAGTCGCGGCGGCGATCCTCGCGCTGGTCGCCAGCGGTCGGCCGGGCTTTGCACTCGGCGAGTTTGCCGCCAATGGCTACGGTGCGCTGAGTCCGGGGCAGTACAGCCTGCTGGCCGCCATGGTGGTAGAGAGCGTGGGGACGTTCTTCCTGGTGTTTATCGTCATGCGAGTGACCGCGCCAGGTGCCGCGCCAGGGTTTGCGTCGATCGCCGTGGGCCTGACGCTGACCCTGATTCACCTGGTGTCGATGCCCGTCACCAACACCTCGGTCAACCCGGCGCGCAGTACCGGGACGGCGCTGTTTGCCGGTACCGAGTACCTGATGCAGCTCTGGTTGTTCTGGCTGGCGCCCCTGATCGGCGGCATCCTCGGCGCCTGGGTGGCCCGAGGCGTGCGAGTGACGACGAAGTGA
- a CDS encoding DUF1652 domain-containing protein produces MLSELELRGLIEGSFLPRRCECIKAQDASLTIKIYDDDGTDVTFTGIQAHELNSSRAICNLITELREDLKHAHAPAPRRAGARLY; encoded by the coding sequence ATGCTTTCTGAATTGGAATTACGCGGCCTTATTGAAGGCAGCTTCCTGCCCAGACGTTGTGAATGCATCAAGGCACAGGATGCGTCGTTGACCATCAAAATCTACGATGACGACGGTACGGATGTCACCTTCACCGGCATCCAGGCCCACGAACTCAACAGCAGCCGAGCCATCTGCAACCTGATCACCGAGCTGCGTGAGGATCTCAAGCATGCCCATGCCCCGGCTCCGCGCAGAGCGGGGGCGAGGTTGTACTGA
- the eco gene encoding serine protease inhibitor ecotin, which translates to MTSSALNLLSVLAMSVLAAQANAAKLEDIAPYPKADAGHVRQVIHLPAKPQEQDFKVEILAGKTLLVDCNQQRLGGVLEEKNLEGWGYPFYRLEKVSGPMSTMMACPDGKTREDFVPVVGDGFVLRYNSKLPIVVYVPKDVEVRYRIWSASTTVEKASEQ; encoded by the coding sequence ATGACCTCTTCTGCTCTCAACCTCCTTTCGGTACTGGCCATGAGCGTGCTGGCCGCCCAGGCCAATGCCGCCAAACTTGAAGATATCGCGCCCTACCCCAAGGCCGACGCCGGGCATGTTCGCCAGGTCATCCACTTGCCGGCAAAGCCCCAGGAACAGGACTTCAAGGTCGAAATCCTCGCCGGCAAAACCTTGCTGGTGGACTGCAACCAGCAGCGCCTGGGCGGTGTTCTGGAAGAGAAAAACCTCGAAGGCTGGGGCTACCCGTTTTACCGGCTGGAGAAGGTCAGCGGCCCCATGAGCACGATGATGGCCTGCCCCGATGGCAAGACCCGCGAGGACTTTGTGCCGGTGGTCGGCGACGGTTTTGTGCTGCGCTACAACAGCAAGTTGCCCATCGTTGTATATGTTCCAAAAGATGTCGAAGTGCGTTACCGCATCTGGTCGGCATCGACCACGGTCGAGAAGGCCAGCGAGCAGTAA
- the ilvA gene encoding threonine ammonia-lyase, biosynthetic, which translates to MSSPLPQSTLDDGLLEHYVKKILAAPVYDLAVRTPLQPAPALSALLGNQILLKREDLQPTFSFKIRGAYNKLVQLSDEQKACGVVTASAGNHAQGVALAARELGIKATIVMPSSTPELKVLGVRSRGADAVLHGASFPFALAHALQLAEQSGATFVSPFDDPDVIAGQGTVAMEILRQQQGALDAIFVPVGGGGLIAGIAAYIKYLRPEVRVIGVEPEGSSCLLAALRAGERVILPSVDSFADGTAVAQIGAYGFEICRQHVDEVITVSNDELCSAIKLIYDDTRSITEPSGALAVAGIRRYVQRNGVLGQTLVAINSGANINFDSLRHVAERVAAQA; encoded by the coding sequence ATGAGTAGCCCACTGCCGCAGTCCACGCTCGACGATGGCTTGCTTGAGCATTACGTAAAGAAAATCCTCGCCGCGCCGGTCTACGACCTGGCGGTACGCACACCGTTGCAGCCGGCCCCGGCGTTATCGGCGTTGCTGGGCAATCAGATCCTGCTCAAGCGCGAAGACCTGCAGCCGACGTTTTCCTTCAAGATCCGCGGTGCCTATAACAAGCTGGTGCAGCTTAGCGATGAGCAAAAGGCCTGCGGGGTGGTCACTGCGTCTGCTGGCAACCATGCCCAGGGCGTAGCCCTGGCGGCGCGTGAACTGGGGATCAAGGCGACGATTGTGATGCCCAGCAGCACCCCCGAATTGAAAGTATTGGGCGTGCGCTCCAGGGGTGCCGACGCCGTGCTGCACGGGGCCAGTTTCCCGTTCGCCCTGGCCCATGCATTGCAGTTGGCCGAACAGTCGGGCGCTACCTTTGTGTCGCCCTTCGATGATCCCGACGTCATTGCGGGACAGGGCACCGTCGCCATGGAAATCCTGCGCCAGCAACAAGGCGCACTGGACGCGATCTTCGTACCGGTGGGTGGAGGCGGGTTGATCGCCGGCATCGCGGCATACATCAAGTATCTGCGCCCCGAGGTGCGGGTCATTGGCGTGGAGCCTGAAGGCTCCAGCTGCCTGCTGGCGGCCTTGCGTGCAGGCGAGCGGGTGATATTGCCCAGCGTGGACAGCTTTGCCGATGGTACCGCCGTGGCACAGATCGGCGCCTACGGCTTTGAAATCTGCCGCCAGCATGTCGATGAAGTCATCACCGTCAGCAACGATGAACTGTGCAGCGCGATCAAGCTGATCTACGACGATACCCGTTCCATCACCGAACCCTCAGGCGCCCTGGCGGTTGCCGGAATCCGCCGCTATGTGCAACGCAACGGGGTGCTGGGGCAGACGTTGGTGGCGATCAACTCCGGGGCCAATATCAACTTCGATAGTTTGCGCCACGTGGCTGAGCGGGTGGCGGCACAAGCCTGA
- a CDS encoding ParD-like family protein, producing the protein MGIVKITDHLHEQIRLASATMDRSINAQAEFWIKIGLLAELNPHLAYNDLINKLLLDKPDLIRGRSQ; encoded by the coding sequence ATGGGCATCGTCAAAATTACTGATCACTTGCATGAGCAAATCCGTCTGGCCAGCGCCACCATGGACCGCTCCATCAACGCCCAGGCAGAGTTCTGGATCAAGATCGGCCTGTTGGCCGAGCTCAACCCGCACCTGGCCTACAACGACTTGATCAACAAACTGTTGCTCGACAAACCCGACCTGATCCGGGGGCGCAGCCAATGA
- the map gene encoding type I methionyl aminopeptidase, whose amino-acid sequence MIKTPTQIAVMREAGRLLGQVFSMLDNRVGAGQSTLELDAAVEAFIRNDLQARPASLGQYDYPFSINTSINEVVCHGMPNAKDVLKDGDIVNIDITLEKGGFIADSSKMYMIGAVAPKARRLVEQTFEAMWAGIRQVKPGARLGDIGYAIQSHAQANGYSVVREYCGHGIGREMHEEPQILHFGRPGTGLTLREGMVFTIEPMLNQGSAKVRSLKDGWTVVTRDNNLSAQWEHTVAVTADGFEVLTLQANA is encoded by the coding sequence ATGATCAAAACCCCTACACAGATTGCCGTGATGCGCGAAGCCGGGCGCCTGCTGGGCCAGGTATTCAGCATGCTCGACAACCGGGTCGGCGCCGGCCAGAGCACCCTGGAACTGGATGCGGCGGTCGAGGCGTTTATCCGCAATGACCTGCAAGCACGCCCCGCCAGCCTTGGGCAATACGACTATCCCTTCAGCATCAACACGTCCATCAACGAAGTGGTGTGCCATGGCATGCCCAATGCCAAGGATGTGTTGAAGGATGGCGACATCGTCAATATCGACATCACCCTGGAAAAAGGCGGGTTTATCGCCGACTCCAGCAAGATGTACATGATCGGCGCCGTCGCACCCAAGGCCCGGCGCCTGGTGGAGCAGACCTTCGAAGCGATGTGGGCCGGTATCCGCCAGGTCAAACCCGGCGCCCGCCTGGGGGATATCGGCTATGCGATCCAGAGCCACGCCCAGGCCAACGGCTACAGCGTAGTGCGCGAGTATTGCGGCCATGGGATTGGCCGGGAAATGCACGAAGAGCCGCAAATCCTGCACTTCGGCCGCCCGGGCACAGGCCTGACCCTGCGCGAAGGCATGGTGTTCACCATCGAGCCGATGCTCAACCAGGGCAGCGCCAAGGTGCGCAGCCTCAAGGACGGCTGGACCGTGGTGACCCGCGACAACAACCTGTCGGCCCAGTGGGAACATACGGTGGCCGTCACCGCTGATGGTTTTGAAGTGCTGACCCTGCAAGCGAACGCCTAA
- a CDS encoding RimK family protein, protein MSAVHSHWREVSEQTVAATITSGGYFSTPPKSASQVVIIVERKEDWASYFPSEDIVTAQEYLEHPRENEAGKRVQVINLCRSYKYLGHGYYCSLLAEARGHKVIPSVRTISELTKKSLYGLALDDLDKTLDKALSHHLYSNTEGFTLTLYFGRTNIDPLQDLARQLFEAFPCPILLVEFRKNNGWHIEGIKSGVLHKLRDDQEDQFAHALDNFSRRIWRQPRSRRLARYDLAILHDPQEQLPPSNAKALENFVRVGKGLGIDVELIERKDYARLAEYDALLIRETTSVDNHTYRFAKKAESEGLVVMDDPASILRCTNKVYLTDMLKSHQLGMPATEILYKERPEDFERVGERLGFPLVLKIPDGCFSRGVIKVESQEALLAATAELFEHSVLLLAQEFFYTEYDWRIGVLNRKPIFACQYFMSKGHWQIYNHKAIGQDINGECRTLAVHEAPKAVVELAVKTANLIGDGLYGVDLKQSGDKVVVIEVNDNPNMDAGIEDAYLQDDLYSLVLEEFVRRLELKRQGQVW, encoded by the coding sequence ATGTCAGCGGTACACAGTCATTGGCGAGAAGTATCCGAGCAAACTGTCGCGGCGACAATCACCTCCGGCGGATATTTTTCTACACCGCCCAAGAGTGCAAGCCAAGTGGTGATTATTGTTGAACGCAAGGAAGATTGGGCCTCGTACTTCCCCAGTGAAGATATTGTCACTGCCCAGGAGTACCTCGAACACCCCCGGGAGAACGAGGCCGGCAAACGGGTGCAGGTCATCAACCTGTGCCGCAGCTACAAGTACCTGGGGCACGGTTACTACTGCTCGCTGCTGGCCGAGGCGCGGGGGCACAAGGTAATTCCGTCGGTGCGCACCATCAGCGAATTGACGAAAAAATCCTTGTATGGCCTGGCCCTGGACGACCTGGATAAAACCCTCGATAAAGCATTGAGCCATCACCTTTACAGTAATACCGAAGGTTTTACCCTGACACTTTATTTTGGTCGAACCAATATCGATCCGTTGCAGGATTTAGCCCGGCAGTTGTTTGAAGCCTTTCCGTGTCCGATTTTGTTAGTTGAGTTTCGCAAGAATAACGGCTGGCATATCGAAGGCATCAAGTCCGGGGTGTTACATAAGTTGCGTGATGACCAGGAAGATCAATTCGCCCATGCGCTGGACAACTTCAGCCGCAGGATCTGGCGTCAACCGCGTTCCCGGCGCCTGGCCCGTTATGACCTGGCGATCCTGCATGATCCCCAGGAGCAGTTGCCACCGTCCAATGCCAAGGCCCTGGAAAATTTCGTGCGGGTGGGCAAGGGCCTGGGCATCGATGTGGAGCTGATCGAACGCAAGGATTACGCGCGCCTGGCCGAATACGACGCCTTGTTGATCCGCGAGACCACCAGTGTCGACAACCACACCTATCGTTTCGCCAAGAAAGCCGAAAGTGAAGGGCTGGTGGTGATGGACGACCCGGCGTCGATCCTGCGCTGCACCAATAAGGTCTACCTCACGGATATGCTCAAGAGCCATCAATTGGGCATGCCCGCCACCGAGATTCTGTACAAGGAGCGACCGGAAGATTTCGAACGGGTGGGTGAACGCCTGGGCTTCCCTCTGGTGCTGAAAATCCCTGACGGCTGTTTCTCCCGGGGGGTGATCAAGGTGGAAAGCCAGGAGGCGCTGCTGGCCGCCACCGCCGAGCTGTTCGAACATTCGGTGTTGCTGCTGGCCCAGGAATTTTTCTATACCGAGTACGACTGGCGCATTGGCGTACTCAACCGCAAGCCGATCTTTGCCTGCCAGTACTTCATGTCCAAAGGCCATTGGCAGATCTACAACCACAAGGCCATCGGCCAGGACATCAACGGCGAGTGCCGGACCCTGGCGGTGCACGAGGCCCCCAAGGCCGTGGTGGAACTGGCCGTCAAGACCGCCAACCTGATTGGCGATGGGTTGTACGGCGTGGACTTGAAGCAGTCCGGCGACAAGGTGGTGGTGATCGAAGTCAACGACAACCCGAACATGGATGCCGGGATCGAAGACGCCTACCTGCAAGACGACCTGTACTCCTTGGTGCTCGAAGAGTTCGTGCGCCGCCTGGAGCTCAAGCGCCAGGGCCAGGTCTGGTGA
- a CDS encoding GNAT family N-acetyltransferase/peptidase C39 family protein gives MTLSFRVATLDDLPALVALEQHCFTTDRLSSRSFQWMISRAHAQLLVAENAGQLLGYALVLFHRGTSLARLYSLAIAAPARGMGLGKQLLARIEACALAHDCAYLRLEVRTDNPGAIALYERSGYRRFALINDYYADHTDALRLEKRILQHADARALSVPYYQQTTDFTCGAACLLMAMGALVPGRESVRREELQIWREATTVFMTAGHGGCSPQGLALAAWRRGFRVHMQVNVRGPLFLDGVRDPHKKEVMRLVHEGFEEELANSDVQQVFGGALDLSQVLNAGGQPLVLISSYRLTRSKSPHWVIVTDCDQEFVYLHDPDVDHSQHRQPMDCQHLPVSHGEFERMCRFGNNQLRAALVLYR, from the coding sequence ATGACTCTTTCTTTTCGCGTTGCAACCCTTGATGACTTGCCAGCACTGGTGGCCTTGGAACAGCACTGTTTCACCACAGACCGGCTGTCTTCCCGCAGTTTCCAGTGGATGATCAGCCGCGCCCACGCGCAGTTACTGGTGGCTGAAAACGCCGGACAATTGCTGGGTTATGCCCTGGTGCTGTTCCATCGCGGTACCTCATTGGCGCGCCTGTACTCCCTGGCCATCGCCGCGCCGGCTCGGGGCATGGGCCTGGGCAAGCAATTGCTGGCGCGCATCGAAGCCTGCGCGCTGGCGCACGACTGTGCGTACCTGCGCCTTGAGGTGCGTACCGATAACCCAGGTGCCATCGCGCTGTATGAACGCAGTGGCTACCGGCGCTTTGCCTTGATCAACGATTATTACGCCGACCATACCGACGCCCTGCGCCTGGAGAAACGTATCCTTCAGCACGCTGACGCGCGGGCCTTGAGCGTGCCCTACTACCAGCAGACCACCGACTTCACCTGCGGCGCCGCCTGCCTGCTGATGGCCATGGGCGCCCTGGTACCTGGGCGTGAGTCTGTGCGCCGCGAAGAACTGCAGATCTGGCGCGAGGCAACCACCGTGTTCATGACCGCCGGCCACGGCGGTTGCAGCCCCCAGGGCCTGGCCTTGGCCGCCTGGCGCCGGGGCTTTCGCGTGCACATGCAGGTCAACGTCCGTGGGCCGCTGTTTCTCGATGGGGTGCGCGACCCGCATAAAAAAGAGGTCATGCGCCTGGTACATGAGGGGTTCGAGGAAGAGTTGGCCAATAGTGATGTGCAGCAGGTGTTTGGCGGCGCGTTGGATCTGTCGCAGGTCCTGAACGCCGGTGGTCAGCCCCTGGTGCTGATCAGCAGCTACCGGCTGACGCGTTCCAAGTCACCGCACTGGGTGATCGTGACCGACTGCGATCAAGAGTTTGTCTACCTGCATGATCCGGACGTGGACCATAGCCAGCACCGCCAGCCCATGGACTGCCAGCATTTGCCGGTCAGCCACGGGGAGTTCGAGCGGATGTGCCGCTTTGGCAATAACCAGCTACGGGCGGCGCTGGTGCTATACCGGTAA
- a CDS encoding TSUP family transporter: MPFELSVDLTTLAILAVVAFIAGFIDAIAGGGGLLTTPALLTAGMPPHLVLGTNKLSSTFGSATASFTFYRRKLFHPRQWVHAIVGTLVGALVGAIVAHYLPAEWLNKMLPVIVFACGIYLLFGGTPKAPLDADAPIKKKWQSTQGFGLGFYDGVAGPGTGAFWTVSTLLMYPVDLVKASGVARSMNFVSNAAALSVFIFNGSVDWIVGLSMGLSVMVGAFFGARSAISGGAKFIRPVFITVVLGLTVRLAWQHWFSVA; encoded by the coding sequence ATGCCTTTTGAACTCAGCGTTGACCTCACCACCCTGGCCATTCTCGCCGTGGTTGCCTTTATCGCCGGTTTTATCGATGCCATTGCCGGCGGTGGCGGTTTGCTCACCACCCCGGCCTTGCTCACCGCCGGCATGCCGCCCCATCTGGTACTGGGCACCAACAAATTGAGTTCAACCTTTGGCTCGGCCACCGCCAGTTTCACCTTCTACCGGCGCAAGCTGTTCCACCCGCGCCAATGGGTGCATGCCATTGTTGGCACCCTGGTCGGCGCGCTGGTGGGGGCCATTGTCGCCCACTACCTGCCCGCCGAATGGCTGAACAAGATGCTGCCGGTGATTGTCTTCGCGTGCGGCATCTACCTGTTGTTTGGCGGCACGCCCAAGGCGCCGCTGGACGCTGATGCGCCGATCAAGAAGAAATGGCAATCAACCCAGGGCTTCGGCCTGGGCTTTTATGATGGCGTGGCCGGCCCCGGCACCGGCGCGTTCTGGACCGTCAGCACCCTGCTGATGTACCCCGTCGACCTGGTCAAGGCCAGCGGTGTGGCACGCAGCATGAACTTCGTCAGTAACGCCGCAGCGCTGTCGGTGTTTATCTTCAATGGTTCGGTAGACTGGATTGTCGGCCTGAGCATGGGCCTGTCGGTGATGGTCGGTGCGTTCTTTGGCGCCCGCAGTGCCATCAGCGGCGGCGCCAAATTCATTCGCCCGGTGTTTATCACCGTGGTCCTCGGCCTGACCGTGCGCCTAGCCTGGCAGCACTGGTTCAGCGTGGCCTAA
- the nudC gene encoding NAD(+) diphosphatase, whose protein sequence is MTPGWITTTLLDNDAPGGWAVARSREGFLLDDNGPLFPREWLKRQDLSVLAEHGIGHLDGEPVYLLELNSPGDVPGCRWHGLRAFMLQGDHRLYKVLGYAAQIGTWAREHRFCGSCGQAMVQVPRERAMFCQACDLRSYPRISPSMIVLITRGDEILLARSPRFVTGVYSTLAGFAEPGESAEDCLIREVREEVQVEVQNIQYVGSQCWPFPHSMMLGFHAEYAGGEIVPQADEIEDAQWFNIHQLPPLPASRSIARYLIDLYVARRLGHAEPVLPG, encoded by the coding sequence ATGACCCCAGGCTGGATTACCACAACGCTGCTGGACAACGACGCCCCTGGCGGCTGGGCTGTGGCCCGTAGTCGCGAAGGTTTTTTACTCGATGACAACGGACCGCTGTTTCCCAGGGAATGGCTCAAGCGCCAGGACCTTTCGGTGTTGGCCGAGCACGGCATTGGCCATCTGGACGGTGAGCCCGTGTATCTGCTGGAACTGAACAGTCCAGGCGATGTGCCAGGGTGTCGCTGGCACGGCTTGCGGGCTTTTATGCTGCAAGGCGACCACCGTTTGTACAAAGTCCTGGGCTATGCCGCGCAAATCGGTACCTGGGCCCGCGAACATCGGTTTTGCGGCAGTTGCGGTCAGGCGATGGTGCAGGTGCCCCGGGAGCGCGCGATGTTCTGCCAGGCCTGCGACCTGCGCAGCTACCCGCGTATTTCCCCGAGCATGATTGTGCTGATCACCCGTGGCGATGAGATTCTGCTGGCCCGTTCACCGCGTTTCGTCACCGGGGTCTACAGCACCCTGGCCGGGTTTGCCGAGCCGGGGGAATCTGCCGAAGACTGCCTGATCCGCGAAGTGCGCGAGGAAGTGCAGGTCGAGGTGCAGAACATCCAGTATGTGGGCAGCCAGTGCTGGCCGTTTCCCCACTCCATGATGTTGGGCTTTCACGCCGAGTATGCCGGGGGTGAGATCGTGCCCCAGGCCGATGAGATTGAGGATGCGCAGTGGTTCAACATCCACCAGTTGCCACCGCTGCCGGCGTCGCGCTCGATTGCCCGCTACCTGATCGACCTGTATGTGGCGCGCCGCTTAGGCCACGCTGAACCAGTGCTGCCAGGCTAG
- a CDS encoding crotonase/enoyl-CoA hydratase family protein has translation MSEYQAFVVELHGNVAHVQINRPEKINAMNAAFWSEIIEIFQWVEDTDAVRAVVLSGAGKHFSSGIDLMMLASVANEFGKDVGRNARLLRRKILQLQASFNAVDNCRKPVLAAIQGYCIGGAIDLISACDMRYAADDAQFSIKEIDIGMAADVGTLQRLPRIIGDGMLRELAYTGRTFGAEEARSIGLVNRTFADHESLLAGVMELAAQIAAKSPIAVTGTKAMISYMRDHSINDGLEYVATWNAAMLQSNDLRVAIAAHMSKQKPEFVD, from the coding sequence ATGTCCGAATACCAAGCCTTTGTCGTCGAACTCCACGGCAACGTCGCCCATGTGCAGATTAATCGCCCAGAAAAAATCAATGCTATGAACGCGGCGTTCTGGAGCGAAATCATTGAGATTTTCCAGTGGGTCGAAGACACCGACGCCGTGCGCGCGGTGGTGTTGAGTGGCGCAGGCAAGCATTTCTCCTCGGGCATCGACCTGATGATGCTGGCCTCAGTGGCCAATGAGTTTGGCAAAGACGTGGGGCGCAATGCGCGCTTGCTGCGGCGCAAGATCCTGCAATTGCAGGCCTCGTTCAATGCCGTCGACAACTGCCGCAAGCCGGTCCTGGCGGCGATTCAGGGCTACTGCATCGGCGGCGCCATCGACCTGATCAGCGCCTGTGATATGCGCTACGCCGCTGACGACGCGCAGTTCTCGATCAAGGAAATCGACATTGGCATGGCCGCCGACGTCGGCACCTTGCAACGCTTGCCGCGCATCATCGGCGACGGCATGTTGCGGGAGTTGGCCTACACCGGTCGCACCTTCGGCGCCGAAGAGGCGCGCAGTATCGGCCTGGTCAACCGCACCTTTGCCGATCACGAAAGCCTGCTGGCCGGGGTCATGGAGCTTGCCGCGCAAATCGCCGCCAAATCACCGATTGCTGTGACCGGCACCAAGGCCATGATCAGCTACATGCGTGACCACAGTATCAACGATGGCCTGGAATACGTTGCCACCTGGAACGCTGCTATGTTGCAATCCAACGACCTGCGCGTGGCCATTGCGGCCCATATGAGTAAGCAGAAACCCGAATTCGTGGATTGA